In Primulina huaijiensis isolate GDHJ02 chromosome 16, ASM1229523v2, whole genome shotgun sequence, a single genomic region encodes these proteins:
- the LOC140960838 gene encoding transcription factor bHLH104-like: MDNLPLDSFDGNGWCDLIDYGELLDGVAPADLCWKSPQIQLQSAAVATDVSSGGSFSQVNECTRKRGRTEPCVGGETKACREKMRREKLNDRFAELSAILEPGRPMKTDKLAIIGDTIRTLGQLKTESQEYSEMNEKLLEEIKTLKAEKNELREEKLVLKADKERIEQQLKSMAVPSTGFMPPHPPVYQAGANKMPMFPGYSFVPMWHYLPPNTCDTSQDSTLRPPAA, translated from the exons ATGGATAATCTTCCGCTCGATTCGTTTGATGGGAATGGCTGGTGTGACTTGATCGATTACGGCGAACTCCTGGATGGCGTCGCGCCCGCGGATCTTTGTTGGAAAAGCCCTCAGATTCAGCTGCAAAG TGCTGCTGTGGCGACTGATGTCTCCAGTGGTGGTAGTTTTTCTCAAGTTAACGAATGTACTAGGAAGAG GGGACGCACCGAACCATGCGTTGGTGGAGAAACTAAAGCATGCCGTGAGAAAATGAGGAGAGAAAAATTGAATGATAG GTTTGCGGAGCTGTCAGCTATATTGGAACCTGGAAGACCTATGAAAACAGACAAATTAGCCATTATCGGTGATACTATAAGAACTCTAGGCCAGCTAAAAACTGAATCCCAAGAGTACAGTGAGATGAATGAAAAGCTTTTGGAAGAAATCAAAACTTTGAAG GCTGAGAAAAATGAACTTCGTGAAGAGAAACTGGTGCTCAAGGCTGATAAAGAAAGGATTGAACAGCAGTTGAAAAGCATGGCTGTTCCATCTACTGGGTTCATGCCTCCTCACCCACCGGTTTATCAGGCTGGGGCAAACAAAATGCCAATGTTTCCTGGATACAGTTTCGTCCCGATGTGGCATTATTTACCACCCAATACGTGCGACACGTCTCAAGATTCTACACTCCGGCCACCTGCTGCTTGA
- the LOC140960744 gene encoding histone-lysine N-methyltransferase family member SUVH9-like produces the protein MSSNSTVQFHDLNLCPDPAAPKIVPKIEPKLEFMDESFPPAPPPPMSTPPPQSPPATSDVFSEFSRISELFRSAFAQRPEENGYCSVLPDSDPDYLALVPVPEPESHLSNAIAPCTRKYEQRSAELVRVTDMKSEDQRYYRELIRKTRSLYDSLRVFAVVGDEKHKNVDNGLFLNKRTRADLKAAALMRGQGLWLNRDKRIVGDIPGVMIGDVFYFRMELCVLGLHGQPQAGIDYVPASHSSNGEPIATSVIVSGGYEDDEDSGDVVIYTGHGGQDKNGKQVAHQKLECGNLALERSMNYGIEVRVIRGLKFGGGVSGKIYVYDGLYRIVETWFDVGKSGFGIFKFKLVRIENQVEMGSNVIKFAYNLRIKPLDVRPKGYVTLDLSKNKESFPVFFFNDIDEDHDPLRFEYLTTTIFPSYVSTYGNKTGITGCKCVGACLNDCFCAMKNGGEFAYDMHGILVRGKPLIFECGPNCSCPPGCQNRVSQKGLKNRFEVFRSRETGWGVRSLDVIQAGSFICEYAGVVLTREQVQIFTMNGDSLIYPSRFADRWTEWGDLSKVFSDYVRPEYPAVPPLDFAMDVSRMRNLACYVSHSSCPNVMVQLVLYDHNNVSFPHLMLFALENIPPMRELSLDYGVSDEYMGKLAICI, from the coding sequence ATGAGTTCGAATTCTACGGTTCAATTTCATGATTTGAATCTCTGTCCAGACCCTGCAGCCCCTAAAATTGTACCCAAAATTGAACCAAAGCTGGAATTTATGGATGAATCATTTCCACCGGCGCCTCCTCCACCCATGTCCACACCACCTCCCCAGTCCCCTCCCGCCACCTCCGATGTGTTCTCTGAGTTTTCCCGCATTTCTGAGCTGTTCCGCTCTGCCTTCGCACAACGCCCAGAAGAAAATGGATACTGTTCTGTCCTACCCGACTCCGACCCGGATTATCTGGCGTTGGTCCCAGTCCCGGAGCCTGAATCCCACCTCTCGAACGCTATCGCTCCCTGCACCCGTAAGTATGAGCAGCGGTCTGCTGAACTCGTTCGGGTCACTGATATGAAATCCGAAGATCAGAGGTACTATCGCGAGTTAATTCGTAAAACCCGGAGTCTCTACGATTCGTTACGGGTGTTTGCTGTTGTTGGAGATGAAAAGCACAAGAATGTTGATAACGGGCTCTTTCTGAATAAGCGGACGAGGGCGGACTTAAAAGCTGCGGCATTGATGCGAGGGCAAGGATTGTGGTTGAATCGCGATAAACGGATAGTGGGTGATATACCTGGAGTGATGATTGgggatgtattttattttaggatGGAATTGTGTGTTTTGGGATTGCACGGGCAGCCACAGGCTGGGATTGATTATGTGCCAGCTAGCCATAGCTCGAACGGGGAGCCTATTGCGACCAGTGTTATTGTTTCGGGAGGTTATGAGGATGATGAAGATTCTGGGGATGTTGTTATATACACGGGCCACGGTGGACAGGACAAGAATGGGAAGCAGGTTGCGCATCAGAAATTAGAATGTGGGAATTTGGCACTGGAGAGGAGCATGAACTATGGAATTGAGGTAAGGGTTATCCGTGGTTTGAAGTTCGGGGGTGGTGTGAGTggtaaaatttatgtttatgatggtTTGTATAGAATTGTTGAGACTTGGTTCGATGTGGGGAAGTCGGGGTTTGGTATTTTTAAGTTTAAGCTAGTCAGGATTGAGAATCAGGTGGAAATGGGGAGTAATGTGATTAAGTTTGCATATAATTTGAGGATTAAGCCATTGGATGTGCGGCCTAAGGGTTATGTGACACTGGATTTATCGAAGAACAAGGAGAGTTTTCCTGTGTTTTTCTTTAATGATATTGATGAGGACCATGACCCTCTACGTTTTGAATATTTGACAACGACGATCTTCCCTTCATATGTATCTACTTATGGGAATAAGACTGGAATCACTGGATGTAAATGCGTTGGGGCATGTTTGAACGATTGCTTTTGTGCAATGAAAAATGGAGGTGAGTTTGCATATGATATGCATGGGATTCTGGTGAGGGGAAAGCCATTGATTTTTGAGTGTGGCCCAAATTGTAGCTGCCCCCCTGGTTGCCAGAATCGTGTGAGCCAAAAGGGTCTTAAGAATCGATTTGAAGTGTTTAGGTCGAGAGAGACTGGTTGGGGTGTTAGATCGTTGGACGTGATCCAAGCTGGCTCCTTTATTTGTGAGTATGCTGGAGTTGTTCTCACTCGTGAGCAAGTTCAGATTTTCACTATGAATGGTGATAGTTTAATTTACCCGAGTCGCTTTGCTGACAGATGGACTGAATGGGGTGATTTATCAAAAGTATTTTCCGACTATGTTCGTCCAGAATATCCAGCAGTCCCTCCTTTGGATTTTGCCATGGATGTATCAAGAATGAGGAACTTAGCATGCTACGTGAGCCACAGTTCATGTCCGAATGTTATGGTTCAACTTGTGTTGTATGATCACAATAATGTGTCATTTCCTCACCTCATGCTGTTTGCTCTGGAAAATATCCCTCCTATGAGAGAGCTTAGCCTTGATTATGGGGTTAGCGATGAATATATGGGGAAACTTGCAATTTGTATCTAG